In Halobaculum magnesiiphilum, the following proteins share a genomic window:
- a CDS encoding KaiC domain-containing protein has translation MSDDEDWFERALREDNRDDDDGDEPDDERADDADGADDAGGGNGADGANAADGAEDEAAGVEDDIDGDRDAPSPDDSPLDVDVDHVDEEFDDIDDGSLDAAFADDFEGDATDAAEPESVDGDGFDGEEIDAGGFGGLDGNGGVDDGPAADPFGGPRDEPDGDATDGSEPVDRDGGDATDDPESGDRDADPAEDPFGEGFGAAMRNTPGAGGPDGGAGGGGPAEPGSDDFGGGFGDFGGDFGGGGPEFDEEEFDSDIARIDIGIEGLDEMILGGVPERSLMAVIGSAGTGKTTFGLQFLNEALENDGDAVYITLEESKEAILSTAEEKGWEYRRFAEEDRLAVVAMDPIEMANSLDSIRDDISRLVTEFDADRLVLDSVSLLEMMYDHPSKRRSEVFDFARSLKRAGVTTMLTSEASEDNPYASRHGIVEYLTDAVFVLQYVRPSDFRETRLAVEIQKIRDANHSRETKPYEIMSDGISVYRQANIF, from the coding sequence GTGAGCGACGACGAGGACTGGTTCGAGCGCGCCCTCCGCGAGGACAACCGGGACGACGACGACGGGGACGAACCCGACGACGAGCGAGCGGACGACGCGGACGGTGCGGACGACGCTGGCGGCGGGAACGGGGCAGACGGCGCGAACGCCGCAGACGGCGCGGAGGATGAAGCGGCGGGCGTCGAGGACGACATCGACGGCGACCGCGACGCGCCGTCGCCTGACGACTCGCCGCTCGACGTCGATGTCGACCACGTCGACGAGGAGTTCGACGATATCGACGACGGCTCGCTCGACGCCGCGTTCGCGGACGACTTCGAGGGGGACGCCACCGACGCCGCCGAGCCGGAGTCGGTCGACGGCGACGGGTTCGACGGTGAGGAGATCGATGCCGGCGGATTCGGCGGCCTCGACGGGAACGGCGGCGTCGACGACGGTCCGGCGGCGGACCCGTTCGGCGGCCCACGCGACGAACCGGACGGCGACGCAACCGACGGCTCCGAGCCCGTCGACCGTGACGGTGGCGACGCGACCGACGATCCCGAGTCCGGCGACCGCGACGCCGACCCCGCCGAGGACCCGTTCGGCGAGGGCTTCGGCGCGGCGATGCGGAACACACCCGGGGCTGGCGGTCCGGACGGCGGTGCTGGCGGCGGGGGACCGGCGGAGCCGGGGAGCGACGACTTCGGCGGCGGGTTCGGCGACTTCGGCGGTGACTTCGGGGGCGGCGGTCCCGAGTTCGACGAGGAGGAGTTCGACTCCGACATCGCGCGCATCGACATCGGCATCGAGGGGCTCGACGAGATGATCCTCGGCGGGGTCCCCGAGCGGTCGCTGATGGCCGTCATCGGGAGCGCGGGGACGGGGAAGACGACGTTCGGGCTCCAGTTCCTCAACGAGGCGCTGGAGAACGACGGCGACGCGGTGTACATCACCCTCGAGGAGTCGAAGGAGGCGATCCTCTCGACGGCCGAGGAGAAGGGGTGGGAGTACCGCCGCTTCGCCGAGGAGGACCGCCTCGCGGTCGTCGCGATGGACCCCATCGAGATGGCGAACTCGTTGGACTCCATCCGCGACGACATCTCCCGGCTCGTGACCGAGTTCGACGCCGACAGGCTCGTGCTCGACTCCGTCTCGCTGTTGGAGATGATGTACGACCACCCGAGTAAACGCCGCTCGGAGGTGTTCGATTTCGCCCGCTCGCTGAAACGGGCCGGCGTGACGACGATGCTGACCAGCGAGGCGAGCGAGGACAATCCCTACGCGTCGCGCCACGGCATCGTCGAGTACCTCACCGACGCCGTGTTCGTCCTCCAGTACGTCCGCCCGTCGGACTTCCGGGAGACTCGCCTCGCCGTGGAGATCCAGAAGATCCGCGACGCGAACCACTCCCGGGAGACGAAGCCCTACGAGATCATGAGCGACGGGATCTCAGTGTACCGGCAGGCGAACATCTTCTGA
- a CDS encoding universal stress protein → MATTSSSIDAVDEGAVGSGATAVGAFDRVLLAVDGDTDERVREVAVSLAAAHGAELDVLSVVPLDSSVDHWDMVVERREDEAEAALDGVGEVADAAGVPVSKRLRYGTPAEEIGLYADGNDVDLVVVAEPDRSGFKRLFSPSNLASDVRDATAVPVVSVPTNE, encoded by the coding sequence ATGGCAACTACGAGTTCGAGCATCGACGCGGTGGACGAGGGGGCGGTCGGTTCGGGCGCGACGGCGGTCGGCGCGTTCGACCGCGTGCTCCTCGCGGTCGACGGCGACACGGACGAGCGGGTACGGGAGGTGGCGGTCTCGCTGGCGGCCGCACACGGCGCCGAGTTGGACGTGCTGTCGGTGGTACCGCTGGATTCGTCCGTCGACCACTGGGACATGGTCGTCGAGCGTCGCGAGGACGAGGCGGAGGCGGCGCTCGACGGCGTCGGCGAGGTAGCCGACGCCGCGGGTGTTCCGGTCTCGAAGCGGCTCCGCTACGGCACGCCTGCCGAGGAGATCGGGCTGTACGCCGACGGCAACGACGTCGACCTCGTCGTCGTCGCCGAACCCGACCGGAGCGGGTTCAAGCGGCTGTTCTCCCCGTCGAACCTGGCGAGCGACGTTCGGGACGCGACCGCCGTGCCGGTGGTCTCGGTTCCGACGAACGAGTAG
- a CDS encoding class I SAM-dependent methyltransferase yields MKGQEWYQADSVAEEYDDKRFSKGGRLIDRREKRAVLEALAPVEDERVLEIACGTGRFTVMLAERGADIVGLDISDAMLAQGREKARRAGLESTVEFMRGDAARLPFPDDHFDAVFAMRFFHLADTPAKFLAEMARVSKDVVFFDTFRGSSFRVLYNWALPMGSRLYGREEVERLIDGAGLRLRHADHDFVFPYGFYREVPNAVADPFWSVDRTVGGNAIGEKLSSVSYWTAEV; encoded by the coding sequence GTGAAGGGCCAGGAGTGGTACCAGGCCGACTCGGTCGCCGAGGAGTACGACGACAAGCGATTCTCGAAGGGCGGACGGCTCATCGACCGCCGCGAGAAGCGCGCCGTGCTCGAGGCGCTCGCGCCGGTCGAGGACGAGCGCGTGCTGGAGATCGCCTGCGGCACCGGCCGGTTCACCGTGATGCTCGCCGAGCGCGGCGCCGACATCGTCGGCCTCGACATCTCCGACGCGATGCTCGCGCAGGGGCGCGAGAAGGCGCGCCGGGCGGGGCTGGAGTCGACCGTCGAGTTCATGCGCGGCGACGCCGCCCGGCTCCCGTTCCCCGACGACCACTTCGACGCCGTGTTCGCGATGCGCTTCTTTCACCTCGCGGACACCCCCGCGAAGTTCCTCGCGGAGATGGCCCGCGTCTCGAAGGACGTCGTCTTCTTCGACACGTTCCGCGGCTCCTCGTTCCGCGTGCTGTACAACTGGGCGCTGCCGATGGGCTCGCGGCTGTACGGGCGCGAGGAGGTCGAGCGGCTCATCGACGGCGCCGGCCTGCGGCTCCGCCACGCCGACCACGACTTCGTGTTCCCGTACGGCTTCTACCGCGAGGTTCCCAACGCCGTCGCCGACCCGTTCTGGTCGGTCGATCGGACGGTCGGCGGCAACGCGATCGGGGAGAAGCTCTCGTCGGTGTCCTACTGGACGGCCGAGGTCTGA
- a CDS encoding PPOX class F420-dependent oxidoreductase produces MIPESHVDIFESESFAHLSTVMPDGTPQVTPVWVDHEDREYVLVNTARGRRKEKNVRNNPKVGLSVTDPDDPYRYVSVMGEAELTEEGAVEHIDELANRYFGVDEYPHHGEESGPRVIVRIPTEKIVTSG; encoded by the coding sequence GTGATCCCCGAGTCGCACGTCGACATCTTCGAGTCGGAGTCGTTCGCCCATCTCTCGACGGTCATGCCCGACGGCACGCCGCAGGTCACGCCGGTGTGGGTCGACCACGAGGACCGCGAGTACGTGCTCGTCAACACCGCACGCGGCCGTCGAAAGGAGAAGAACGTCCGCAACAACCCGAAGGTCGGGCTCTCGGTCACCGACCCCGACGACCCGTACCGCTACGTGTCGGTCATGGGGGAGGCGGAGCTCACCGAGGAGGGTGCCGTCGAGCACATCGACGAACTGGCGAACCGGTACTTCGGCGTCGACGAGTACCCCCACCACGGCGAGGAGTCCGGCCCGCGCGTCATCGTCCGGATCCCGACCGAGAAGATCGTCACGAGCGGCTGA
- a CDS encoding MarR family transcriptional regulator: MSTSTADPDAADALTDTEYRDLLSDLPPSAKLVAKVLEGDAPLSQGQLAEESLLPDRTVRYALNRLEEQGLVGSRYSFKDARKQVYYLNR, encoded by the coding sequence ATGAGCACCAGTACCGCGGACCCGGACGCCGCAGACGCGCTCACCGACACAGAATATCGCGACCTCCTCAGCGACCTGCCGCCGAGCGCGAAGCTCGTCGCCAAGGTTCTCGAGGGCGACGCGCCGCTCTCGCAGGGCCAGCTGGCCGAGGAGTCGCTGCTGCCCGACCGCACCGTGCGCTACGCGCTCAATCGGCTGGAGGAGCAGGGGCTCGTCGGCTCGCGCTACTCCTTCAAGGACGCGCGCAAGCAGGTCTACTACCTGAACCGGTAG
- a CDS encoding glycosyltransferase family 2 protein — translation MELSVVVPTLNGRDRLAASLDALAAVAPDAEVIVVNGPSADGTTGMVRDRDDVDVLVEIAARNVNVARNAGLEVADGDAVAFLGYDHEVEPGWREGVADAFAEGASVVTGPLRRTVRGGATSDGLERRRIGDREVSYFNGRNVVFARPVLDDLDGFDEYLETGGARDAAHRLAGMGVDVTWSGDAAARRRTEATDGGIERRDLGWKYRALAYRLAKNYGIRPTVVRRTISHAVGDAVGAMRDVFGGEATPTSWARNGRDVVVGISRGASDGLVARARDRSPKRNPNGVTVRADRAVARYDRRTE, via the coding sequence ATGGAGCTCTCGGTGGTCGTCCCGACGCTCAACGGTCGGGACAGGCTGGCGGCCAGCCTCGACGCGCTGGCGGCCGTCGCGCCTGACGCGGAGGTGATCGTCGTGAACGGTCCCTCCGCCGACGGGACGACCGGGATGGTGCGCGACCGCGACGACGTGGACGTCCTCGTCGAGATCGCGGCGCGCAACGTGAACGTCGCCCGCAACGCGGGGCTGGAGGTCGCCGACGGGGACGCGGTCGCCTTCCTCGGCTACGACCACGAGGTGGAGCCCGGCTGGCGCGAGGGCGTCGCCGACGCGTTCGCCGAGGGCGCGTCGGTCGTCACCGGGCCGCTGCGTCGGACAGTGCGCGGCGGCGCGACCAGCGACGGGCTGGAAAGACGCCGCATCGGCGACCGGGAGGTGTCGTACTTCAACGGCCGAAACGTCGTCTTCGCGCGCCCCGTGCTGGATGATCTGGACGGGTTCGACGAGTACCTCGAGACCGGCGGCGCCCGCGACGCCGCCCACCGTCTCGCCGGGATGGGCGTGGACGTGACCTGGAGCGGCGACGCCGCGGCCCGGCGGCGCACGGAGGCGACCGACGGCGGGATCGAGCGCCGCGACCTCGGGTGGAAGTACCGGGCGCTCGCGTACCGGCTCGCGAAGAACTACGGGATCCGCCCGACGGTCGTTCGCCGGACGATCAGCCACGCCGTCGGCGACGCCGTGGGCGCGATGCGCGACGTCTTCGGCGGCGAGGCGACCCCGACCTCGTGGGCGCGGAACGGACGCGACGTGGTCGTGGGGATCTCCCGGGGGGCGTCCGACGGGCTCGTCGCTCGCGCGCGGGACCGCTCGCCGAAGCGGAACCCGAACGGCGTCACCGTTCGGGCCGACCGGGCCGTCGCCCGGTACGACCGACGAACCGAGTAA
- a CDS encoding amidohydrolase family protein, whose amino-acid sequence MLELEHGFRVVDVHARLDPDDGAVVASRGRDITPERLQREMHQAGVVQSAVAPGPRPAGEGYLRANNAVARLSVDRPFRAMARLNGPRDPGDSPVSRLRNLAAAPEDHHTDPGDVEQYAYDSRLHGFVLDPVNDGLPTEATLEQIEAAGEPVLVHAGRGYPPRAVADTVLSYDFPTILSSFGGYPLDRTLMDEALELLDSHDDLYLDTAFVRFRDVLERGLLEHPDRVLFGSGAPDTHPDVGVMEVLTLDVPEDLLDRALSKNAARVIEALAPGADA is encoded by the coding sequence ATGCTGGAGTTGGAGCACGGGTTCCGCGTGGTCGACGTGCACGCCCGCCTCGACCCGGACGACGGCGCGGTCGTCGCCTCACGCGGGCGCGACATCACTCCCGAACGGCTCCAACGCGAGATGCACCAGGCCGGCGTCGTGCAGTCGGCCGTCGCGCCGGGGCCGCGTCCCGCGGGTGAGGGGTACCTCCGCGCGAACAACGCGGTCGCGCGGCTCTCGGTCGACCGGCCGTTCCGCGCGATGGCCCGGCTGAACGGCCCGCGCGACCCCGGCGACTCGCCCGTCTCCCGGCTGCGCAACCTCGCGGCGGCCCCCGAGGACCACCACACCGACCCCGGGGACGTAGAGCAGTACGCCTACGACAGCCGCCTCCACGGCTTCGTGCTCGACCCGGTGAACGACGGCCTCCCCACGGAGGCGACGCTCGAACAGATCGAGGCCGCCGGCGAACCGGTGCTCGTCCACGCCGGGCGCGGGTATCCGCCCCGCGCAGTCGCCGACACGGTGCTGTCGTACGACTTCCCGACGATCCTCTCGTCGTTCGGCGGCTACCCCCTCGACCGGACGCTGATGGACGAGGCGCTGGAGCTGTTGGACTCCCACGACGACCTCTATCTCGACACCGCGTTCGTCCGATTCCGGGACGTGCTCGAACGCGGCCTCCTCGAACACCCCGACCGCGTGCTGTTCGGCTCGGGCGCGCCCGACACCCACCCCGACGTGGGCGTGATGGAGGTGCTCACGCTCGACGTGCCAGAGGACCTCCTCGATCGCGCGCTCTCGAAGAACGCCGCGCGCGTCATCGAGGCACTGGCGCCCGGCGCCGACGCCTGA
- the thsA gene encoding thermosome subunit alpha, with amino-acid sequence MQQPLYVLAESTQRTSGADARRSNVAAGRAVANAVRTTLGPRGMDKMLVDSSGGVVVTNDGATILKEMDIEHPAAQMLVEVAESQEAEVGDGTTTAAVLAGELLARAEDLLDDDVHATAVVEGYHEALRLALDAVDGMLIDGEVDREALVTVAESAMTGKGTGDIATGVLAAIVVDAVLQVADDDRRVDRDDIRVFTHTGASAAATELVRGVVFEEEPANDNMPRSVEDATVAVLDTKLDVRSGEVDTEYTITSVDQLDAALSAEDAERRAIAETLSAAGVDVVFCSKKISDPVAAYLADAGILAFSNVKASEARAFARSTGARRLGTIDDIEASDLGTAASVRVERHGGDDVAFLEGSDDSRTVTLYVRGSTDHVVDETERAIDDALGVTVAAYEDGEIVPGAGAVEVAIADRLRSGANAVTGRKALAVEAFADAVDAIPRTLAENAGLDPIDALVDLRARHDSEGVAGIVIDGPSVAITDPREDHVVDPAAVKREALESATEAATMILRIDDVIAAN; translated from the coding sequence ATGCAGCAACCCCTCTACGTCCTGGCGGAGTCGACCCAGCGAACCAGCGGCGCCGACGCGCGCCGGTCGAACGTCGCCGCGGGTCGAGCCGTCGCCAACGCGGTCCGAACGACGCTCGGACCTCGCGGCATGGACAAGATGCTCGTCGACTCCTCGGGCGGCGTGGTCGTCACGAACGACGGCGCGACGATCCTGAAGGAGATGGACATCGAGCACCCCGCCGCCCAGATGCTCGTCGAGGTCGCCGAGTCCCAGGAGGCGGAGGTCGGCGACGGCACGACGACGGCGGCGGTGCTGGCGGGCGAGCTGCTCGCACGCGCCGAGGACCTCCTCGACGACGACGTCCACGCGACGGCCGTGGTCGAGGGGTACCACGAGGCGCTGCGGCTCGCGCTCGACGCCGTCGACGGCATGCTGATCGACGGCGAGGTCGACCGCGAGGCGCTCGTGACGGTCGCCGAGTCCGCCATGACCGGCAAGGGAACCGGCGACATCGCGACCGGCGTCCTCGCGGCCATCGTCGTCGACGCCGTCCTCCAGGTGGCCGACGACGACCGCCGCGTCGACCGCGACGACATCCGCGTGTTCACCCACACGGGCGCCTCCGCGGCCGCGACGGAGCTCGTCCGCGGCGTCGTCTTCGAGGAGGAGCCCGCCAACGACAACATGCCCCGGAGCGTCGAGGACGCGACCGTCGCGGTGCTGGACACGAAACTCGACGTCCGCTCGGGCGAGGTCGACACCGAGTACACGATCACCTCCGTCGACCAGCTCGACGCCGCGCTCTCGGCGGAGGACGCCGAGCGTCGCGCCATCGCCGAGACCCTCTCGGCGGCCGGCGTCGACGTGGTGTTCTGCTCGAAGAAGATCTCCGACCCCGTCGCCGCGTACCTCGCTGACGCGGGCATCCTCGCGTTCTCGAACGTGAAGGCGTCGGAGGCGCGCGCGTTCGCCCGCTCGACCGGCGCGCGCCGCCTCGGGACCATCGACGACATCGAGGCGAGCGACCTCGGCACCGCCGCGTCCGTCCGCGTCGAGCGCCACGGCGGCGACGACGTCGCCTTCCTCGAGGGGAGCGACGACTCCCGCACCGTGACGCTGTACGTGCGCGGCTCGACCGACCACGTGGTCGACGAGACCGAGCGCGCGATCGACGACGCCCTCGGCGTGACGGTCGCCGCCTACGAGGACGGCGAGATCGTCCCCGGCGCCGGCGCCGTCGAGGTCGCGATCGCCGACCGGCTCCGCTCGGGCGCCAACGCGGTCACCGGCCGCAAGGCGCTGGCGGTCGAGGCGTTCGCCGACGCCGTCGACGCGATCCCGCGCACCCTCGCGGAGAACGCCGGGCTCGACCCCATCGACGCGCTGGTCGACCTCCGCGCGCGCCACGACAGCGAGGGCGTCGCCGGCATCGTGATCGACGGGCCGTCCGTCGCGATCACCGACCCCCGCGAGGACCACGTCGTCGACCCCGCGGCCGTCAAGCGCGAGGCGCTCGAGTCCGCCACCGAGGCGGCGACGATGATCCTCCGCATCGACGACGTGATCGCGGCGAACTGA
- a CDS encoding APC family permease — MSDDGSFGVVEGVSMALGGMIGGGIYAVLGVVTTIAGATTWAAFVLAGVVALCAGYSYTVLNAIADQNGGSVTFVQCFTGNTTLAGMTGWTLLFGYVGSMAMYAFAFGEFAVALPAVPESAFGVPLRPVVSVAAVAGFTGLILLGSRVTGQAENVLVGAKVAILVAFGVGGIAYVYLVSPDPAEYGVAGVASFGPIMAAGVSFVAFQGWQLLFYDQENMSDPVGTTRRAVLISIPAAVLVYVLVAVATYNLAPEALRSHPHTALTDAAARIAGVVGPAEVGAVVMSLSALFSTGSAINATLFSAGHFAKGLLSKDLLPDRVGDASADGVPERTLLALGAITAALTSVGTLGAITNFASIAFIVVFAAMSALAFRHRDGDAVNPVPPAVGAVGAGAFLPLMTWHLYTTRPSTFYTVVALAAFVVAVELLYFERETLAEEIEPVEEILDDVGG, encoded by the coding sequence GTGAGCGACGACGGATCGTTCGGCGTCGTCGAGGGGGTGTCGATGGCGCTTGGCGGCATGATCGGCGGGGGGATCTACGCCGTCCTCGGCGTGGTGACCACGATCGCGGGGGCGACGACGTGGGCCGCGTTCGTGCTCGCGGGGGTCGTCGCGCTGTGTGCGGGCTACTCCTACACCGTCCTCAACGCGATCGCCGACCAGAACGGCGGGTCGGTGACGTTCGTCCAGTGTTTCACCGGCAACACCACGCTCGCGGGGATGACGGGCTGGACGCTGCTGTTCGGCTACGTCGGCTCGATGGCGATGTACGCGTTCGCGTTCGGCGAGTTCGCCGTCGCGCTTCCGGCGGTCCCAGAGTCGGCGTTCGGGGTCCCGCTTCGCCCGGTCGTGTCCGTGGCCGCGGTGGCGGGGTTCACGGGACTGATCCTGCTCGGGTCGCGCGTAACCGGGCAGGCCGAGAACGTCCTCGTCGGGGCGAAGGTCGCCATCCTCGTCGCCTTCGGCGTCGGCGGGATCGCCTACGTCTACCTCGTCTCGCCCGACCCCGCCGAGTACGGGGTCGCCGGGGTGGCGTCGTTCGGCCCGATCATGGCCGCGGGCGTCTCGTTCGTCGCGTTCCAGGGGTGGCAGCTCCTCTTCTACGACCAGGAGAACATGAGCGACCCCGTCGGGACGACCCGGCGGGCCGTACTCATCTCGATCCCCGCCGCGGTGCTGGTGTACGTGCTCGTCGCCGTCGCCACGTACAACCTCGCGCCGGAGGCGCTCCGGAGCCATCCGCACACCGCGTTGACGGATGCCGCCGCGCGGATCGCGGGCGTCGTCGGCCCGGCGGAGGTCGGCGCGGTCGTCATGTCGCTGTCGGCGCTGTTCTCGACCGGGAGCGCGATCAACGCGACGCTGTTCTCGGCGGGCCACTTCGCGAAGGGGCTGCTCTCGAAGGACCTGCTCCCCGACCGCGTCGGCGACGCGAGCGCCGACGGCGTCCCCGAGCGGACGCTGCTGGCGCTGGGTGCGATCACGGCCGCCCTCACCTCGGTCGGGACCCTGGGCGCGATCACGAACTTCGCGTCGATCGCGTTCATCGTCGTGTTCGCCGCGATGAGCGCGCTCGCGTTCCGCCACCGCGACGGCGACGCGGTCAACCCCGTGCCGCCGGCGGTCGGCGCCGTCGGCGCCGGCGCGTTCCTCCCCCTGATGACGTGGCACCTCTACACGACCCGGCCGAGCACCTTCTACACGGTCGTCGCGCTGGCGGCGTTCGTCGTCGCCGTCGAGCTGCTGTACTTCGAGCGGGAGACGCTCGCCGAGGAGATCGAACCGGTCGAGGAGATCCTCGACGACGTGGGCGGATGA
- a CDS encoding trimeric intracellular cation channel family protein, with translation MNLVGLLAFAVAGSLKGADAELDPFGVATLGVLTALGGGTVRDVLVGRVPAALRSTGDVLVVLAGVGVGLLVAWALSGGAGRVRDHPAFLVADAVGLAAFAASGAAVGADAGLSAFGVVVTATLTGVGGGSLSDLLLARVPVVLREDFYATPALCGGVAYVVAGAVGVRGATATLGVAVGVFALRVLAVRRGWSLPSL, from the coding sequence ATGAACCTCGTCGGCCTGCTGGCGTTCGCCGTCGCGGGGTCGCTCAAGGGCGCCGACGCGGAACTCGACCCCTTCGGCGTCGCCACGCTCGGCGTGCTCACCGCGCTCGGCGGCGGCACCGTCCGCGACGTGCTCGTCGGGCGCGTCCCCGCCGCGCTGCGCTCGACCGGCGACGTGCTCGTCGTGCTCGCGGGCGTCGGCGTCGGCCTCCTCGTCGCGTGGGCGCTGTCCGGCGGGGCGGGTCGCGTCCGCGACCATCCGGCGTTCCTCGTCGCCGACGCCGTCGGGCTCGCCGCCTTCGCTGCCTCCGGCGCGGCCGTCGGCGCGGACGCGGGACTGTCGGCGTTCGGCGTCGTCGTCACGGCAACGCTCACCGGCGTCGGCGGGGGGTCGCTGTCGGACCTGTTGCTCGCGCGGGTGCCGGTCGTCCTCCGGGAGGACTTCTACGCGACGCCCGCGCTGTGCGGCGGCGTCGCCTACGTCGTCGCCGGCGCGGTCGGCGTCCGCGGGGCGACCGCGACGCTCGGGGTCGCGGTCGGCGTGTTCGCGCTCCGGGTGCTCGCGGTTCGGCGCGGATGGTCGCTGCCGTCGCTGTGA
- a CDS encoding SAM hydrolase/SAM-dependent halogenase family protein, translating to MLTLASDFGSPYPAAMKGVLRSRGVTDLVDVAHDLPQGDPRAAAFWLRFVLPEFPPGVHLVVVDPGVGTDRAAICVRAGDHALVGPDNGCLLPPARELAGEEDDVEVYAVDEADPRSSTFHGRDVFAPAAARVHEAGVDAIGSLDGFRRVDDYDDFEIPRAWVEAETAAGEVLVVDDFGNAITNVPGSFLDGRVGETIAVETAAGVREVPVVETFADVNKHDPLVTVGSHGYVECDANQGRGDEAFDLAPGRAVTLSFEEALAATVPTA from the coding sequence ATGTTGACGCTCGCCTCCGACTTCGGCTCGCCGTACCCCGCCGCGATGAAGGGCGTCCTCCGCTCGCGCGGCGTCACCGACCTCGTGGACGTGGCCCACGACCTCCCCCAGGGCGACCCCCGCGCGGCCGCCTTCTGGCTGCGCTTCGTCCTCCCCGAGTTCCCGCCGGGCGTCCACCTCGTCGTCGTCGACCCCGGCGTCGGCACCGACCGCGCGGCGATCTGCGTCCGCGCGGGCGATCACGCCCTCGTCGGCCCCGACAACGGCTGTCTCCTTCCGCCCGCGAGGGAGCTGGCGGGCGAGGAGGACGACGTGGAAGTCTACGCTGTCGACGAGGCCGACCCCCGGTCCAGCACCTTCCACGGCCGCGACGTGTTCGCCCCCGCGGCCGCCCGCGTCCACGAGGCCGGCGTCGACGCGATCGGGTCCCTCGACGGCTTCCGTCGGGTCGACGACTACGACGATTTCGAGATCCCGAGGGCGTGGGTCGAGGCGGAGACGGCCGCCGGCGAGGTGCTCGTCGTCGACGACTTCGGTAACGCGATCACCAACGTCCCCGGCTCGTTCCTCGACGGGCGCGTCGGCGAGACGATCGCCGTCGAGACTGCCGCGGGCGTCCGCGAGGTGCCGGTCGTCGAGACGTTCGCCGACGTGAACAAACACGACCCGCTGGTCACCGTCGGCAGCCACGGCTACGTGGAGTGCGACGCGAACCAGGGGCGCGGCGACGAGGCGTTCGACCTGGCGCCGGGCCGGGCCGTGACCCTCTCGTTCGAGGAGGCGCTCGCGGCGACGGTGCCGACGGCCTGA